In the uncultured Methanobrevibacter sp. genome, TGGAGCCCTTATAAGAAATATGGCTATAATATCAAATATGTTAAAAGCGTATGGAGATATTACAGTGACGGGGACATCTGTTATGATTACTATAAAGTTAAGGTAAACAAGCCAATATATAAATCATATTACAAAATCGTAACCCATAAGCAGAAACTAACTTTTTACAAAGTTAAACTAAAGAAAATCGTTTACAAAAAGGTCAGTGTTCCCCATAAATTAATTGTTTTTACAAGAGCCAACAAACAACCAGGTTTCATTCATGATTATTACTATGAGGGAGACCACATGATTGATCAGATGTACTGGAAGTAAATTAATCATTAAAACTTAAAAATAAGGAAAATAATCCTTATTCTTATTTTTTTATTATGTTAAAAGTTATTTATCACTCAAAACAAAAATATGTACAGAGGTTAAGAAAATGATTTCAAAAAACAAAATAATAATTTCACTGGTGATATGCCTGATTGCACTCAGCAGCATATCAGTTGTCTCAGCAATGGAAATCTATGGCGGGGCCTTTTCAACCAACGGAGGATTGGATGACTTGACCTATGCCTCCATGGATGTCGGTACCGCATACTCAGGAAAGAATGTCATTGTCCAGATCTGGTATTCACGTGACGGATCCATCCTGAATCACGGAAACATGGTTCCAATAACCGTAACATCCGACGGTTACATAAACATCAGAAGCGCAGATGCATACAGGTTCTTCCCGGATCATGCCGAAATTAACATCTACGACACATCAAGAAATCTGATATGCTCAAAAGAGGTTAGCATGTCTCCTGAAAGCGGAATTCAGACATACGGCGATGGATTCTATGACCACTCATATATCCGCTAGGAACTAAAAACCAGTTAAAATAAACCATCACCATTACAACACAATTAATCTAAAACTTAAAACAGGTTGATAATTATGGGATTTTTCAGAAACGATAATGACGATGAGGAATACAGGGGACAGACCGGCGACCCGTTTCGCGATGCTGTCAACGGATGGGACATGGGCTCCAACCCAACCTCCAATGACGATTACAGTATAGAACCGGATTAACCATTAATAGACACCAGTAAAAGGGATGAGTATTCAAAAAAGGCATGGGATTACTATATGGACTTTAGGGAGGAGGATGCTCTGCGCTATATCAATATGGCACTTGATTTGGACAGTGACAATGCAAGGAACTGGAACAAAAAGGCGATAATTCTTGAGGCCATGAAAAGATACCCTGAATCGGAGGAGTGCTATGACAAGTCACTGGAACTTGCATTCGACAATCTTGTAAGCGACAATGAGGCGAGAATGCTTTATGACTGGGCATATGTATTGATTGATGAGTCAAAAACACTGCCGAACGGATTGGACAAATTGGAAAAGGCAAAAGAGATAAACAAAAAAGCGCTTGAAACACGTCCGGGGATTAATAGTGAGGAGTCAATTGACAAGTACCTCAACCAGAGAGATGAAATCAACCGCCATATCAATGATGAAAGGGAATATCTGAAAAACCTTGAAACCCTAAAGTCAATTGACAAAGGTGAACTGTTTACAATAGCCGGAAGATTCTATTATGAAAACAGCACCGACCTTGCAGCGGGAATGCTCCTAAAGCTTTTAAGAGAACCGGAAAACGAGTTTGACCGGGATGCGATTGCAGTATATGCCGGAGATGTAAAAATTGGCTACGTTGCAAACAGTGCCTCAACAAAACATGAACTGACCTCATCATCTTCAGAGTTAAAGGATAATATTCATGACACAGCTCAGGCAATCTGTTTATTCAACCTGCAAAGACATTCAGACACACGGTTTCTAATTGGAAAAATAATTGAATAATGAAATTAATCCGTCAAATAATATAAAAAAAATCCCATTTAAAAAAAAATAGAAAGCAGATGAATTGAATTCATCTACATTTTCACTTTCGCAGCTACTTTAAC is a window encoding:
- a CDS encoding HIRAN domain-containing protein, whose product is MDFREEDALRYINMALDLDSDNARNWNKKAIILEAMKRYPESEECYDKSLELAFDNLVSDNEARMLYDWAYVLIDESKTLPNGLDKLEKAKEINKKALETRPGINSEESIDKYLNQRDEINRHINDEREYLKNLETLKSIDKGELFTIAGRFYYENSTDLAAGMLLKLLREPENEFDRDAIAVYAGDVKIGYVANSASTKHELTSSSSELKDNIHDTAQAICLFNLQRHSDTRFLIGKIIE